Proteins encoded by one window of bacterium:
- a CDS encoding type I polyketide synthase has translation MSQEGLEQLTPLQRALLALKELRTKFDALERSRSESIAIVGMACRFPGQTNSAEAFWQLLAAGRDGISEVPPERWSIEEYYDPNPEAPGKMYTRRSGFIEGIEQFDPRFFGIAPREALSMDPQQRLLLEVTWEALEHAGLVPERLFGTNAGVFVGISTSDYAHLQMRHADLTQMEAYGGTGNAFSVAAGRLSYVLGLQGPNLAVDTACSSSLVTIHLACQSLRLGECRLALAGGVNAILSPDTTINFCRARMLAPDGRCKTFDAAADGYVRGEGCGMVVLKRLSDALADGDNIFALIRGSAINQDGRSNGLTAPSGPAQEAVLRAALSQAGVTPQEVDYVEAHGTGTALGDPIELHALANTMCRERPPEQPLLVGSAKTNIGHLEAAAGIAGLIKVALALHHEYLPPHLHFQQLNPHVAIGGAPLEILKEGKAWPRRARPRLAGVSSFGFSGTNAHIILQEAPAASAVPAAAPAADGMQLLTLSAKTEKALRDLARRYAEFLHQPAAPALAEVCYSANTTRSAFVHRLGVVAVTLPALREKLAAFAEKQSVHEMVTGQAKENSRPKVAFLFTGQGAQYLDMGRRLYETQAVFREALEKCDALLRPHLDKPLLAVLFSNQSSVISDQSSLPTDNRSLITDHWLHQTAYTQPALFAIEYALAELWRAWGVKPAAVMGHSVGEYVAACIAGMLSLEDGLKLIASRGRLMQVLPQNGEMAAIFAEEERVAAALADFRERVSLAAINGPANVVISGEAEAVHAVLARFDGEGVKWKRLVVSHAFHSPLMAPMLDEFEMVAGGLEFQPAKIPLISNLTAKPLQFDAGHTPRRYWRRHVREAVRFADSLRTLHEMGCRLFLEIGPHPTLLGMASQCLPTEAAVWIPSLRRGHDDTQQMLKSLGLLFVNGVEIDWEDFHREAPRRRVVLPTYPFQHERFWLAPPSTPAKTVAIAASEARPQSDDWLFELAWQPQPLAPQAPPAQPGVWLIFADQGGLGFALKAALEQAGESCLVVLPGEKYERSAAGVFRLALQDAGQYQRLLQEASAAAAAPLRAVIHLWSLDDERLIENFSVQLEAGQQRVCGSALFLAQSLAKMTAPPRLCLITRGAMAVPAARGPLALTPAALWGLGRALALEHPELRCLRVDLDPDADTAGAAQSLSEELRNADRDDQVALRAGQRYVARLARVEWPAAAAERAASPALASPPGAILITGGTAGLGLQLAQWLVAQGNRQLVLVSRRPPAEPAAQAIAELQQKGATVLVKQADVANADQLAEVLAEIQQKLPPLRGVIHAAGVLDDRPLLKQDWPSFAKVMAPKISGAWNLHVLTQELPLEFFVMFSSAAALLGSPGQSNYAAANAFMDSLAHHRRGLGRPALSINWGPWAEAGMAAALGEAHQNRFASLGISPIPLVEGLRLFGRLRAETRPQIAVLPLQWQTLLTSLPAGSEPPLLAPLLQEMRGRPLTAAAQPRSELLEKLAKTAAKNRSQVVFAHVLAEACRVLGIDPAEAPDPHQPLQELGLDSLMAVELRNALAAALGQVLPATLLFEYPTIASLAEFLTNQVLAPAVSSGNGVAAEQPRPAVLQEIQNLSQQEVDDALAAELRELEGLLK, from the coding sequence GTGTCGCAAGAAGGACTCGAACAACTCACTCCCCTGCAGCGTGCACTGCTGGCGCTGAAAGAATTGCGCACGAAATTCGATGCGCTCGAGCGCAGCCGCAGCGAGTCGATCGCGATCGTGGGCATGGCCTGCCGCTTTCCCGGGCAAACCAACAGCGCCGAGGCCTTTTGGCAGTTGCTTGCCGCCGGCCGCGACGGCATCAGCGAAGTGCCGCCCGAGCGCTGGAGCATCGAAGAATACTACGATCCCAATCCTGAGGCGCCCGGCAAAATGTACACGCGCCGCAGCGGATTCATCGAGGGCATCGAGCAATTCGACCCGCGCTTTTTCGGCATTGCCCCGCGCGAAGCGCTCAGCATGGATCCGCAACAGCGCCTGCTGCTCGAAGTGACCTGGGAAGCGCTCGAACATGCCGGCCTCGTGCCGGAGCGGCTGTTCGGCACCAACGCCGGCGTGTTCGTCGGCATCAGCACCAGCGACTATGCGCATTTGCAGATGCGCCATGCCGATCTCACTCAAATGGAAGCCTATGGCGGGACCGGCAATGCCTTCAGCGTGGCCGCGGGCCGGCTTTCATACGTGCTCGGGCTGCAGGGTCCCAACCTGGCAGTGGACACGGCCTGCTCCTCTTCGCTGGTCACGATTCATCTCGCCTGCCAAAGTCTGCGGCTGGGTGAATGCCGTCTGGCGCTGGCCGGCGGCGTCAACGCGATTCTTTCGCCGGACACCACCATCAACTTCTGCCGCGCGCGCATGCTGGCGCCCGACGGCCGCTGCAAGACTTTCGATGCCGCCGCTGACGGCTACGTGCGTGGCGAAGGCTGCGGCATGGTCGTGCTCAAGCGGCTGAGCGATGCGCTGGCCGACGGCGACAATATCTTCGCCCTGATTCGCGGCTCGGCGATCAACCAGGACGGCCGCAGCAACGGCCTGACCGCGCCCAGCGGCCCGGCGCAAGAGGCGGTGCTGCGCGCCGCGCTCAGCCAGGCCGGAGTGACGCCGCAGGAGGTGGATTACGTCGAAGCGCACGGCACCGGCACCGCACTCGGCGATCCCATTGAATTGCACGCGCTCGCCAACACCATGTGCCGTGAGCGCCCGCCCGAGCAGCCGCTGCTCGTCGGCTCGGCCAAAACCAACATCGGCCATCTCGAAGCGGCAGCCGGCATAGCCGGGCTGATCAAAGTCGCGCTGGCGCTGCATCATGAATATCTGCCGCCGCATTTGCATTTTCAGCAGCTCAACCCTCACGTCGCGATCGGCGGCGCGCCGCTGGAGATTCTGAAGGAAGGCAAAGCCTGGCCTCGCCGTGCGCGTCCCCGCCTCGCGGGCGTCAGCTCGTTCGGTTTCAGCGGCACGAATGCGCACATCATCCTGCAGGAAGCGCCGGCGGCCAGCGCAGTGCCGGCCGCTGCGCCAGCGGCGGACGGAATGCAGTTGCTGACGCTCTCCGCCAAAACGGAGAAAGCGTTGCGTGATCTCGCCCGGCGCTATGCGGAATTTCTCCACCAGCCTGCAGCGCCGGCGCTGGCGGAAGTGTGTTATTCCGCCAATACCACCCGCTCCGCTTTTGTGCACCGTCTGGGTGTGGTGGCCGTGACCCTGCCGGCGTTGCGCGAAAAGCTCGCCGCCTTTGCCGAAAAGCAATCCGTGCATGAGATGGTCACCGGCCAGGCGAAGGAGAACAGCCGGCCCAAAGTCGCCTTTCTTTTCACCGGCCAGGGCGCGCAATATCTCGACATGGGGCGCCGGCTCTACGAAACTCAGGCGGTTTTCCGTGAGGCTTTGGAAAAATGTGACGCGCTGCTGCGGCCGCATTTGGACAAGCCGCTGCTCGCGGTTCTGTTCAGTAATCAGTCATCAGTGATCAGTGATCAGTCATCACTGCCTACTGATAACCGATCACTGATCACTGATCACTGGCTTCATCAAACCGCCTACACCCAGCCGGCGTTGTTCGCAATTGAATACGCGCTCGCCGAGTTGTGGCGCGCGTGGGGCGTGAAGCCCGCGGCGGTGATGGGACACAGCGTCGGTGAGTACGTGGCTGCCTGCATTGCGGGCATGCTGAGTCTGGAGGACGGCTTGAAGCTGATTGCCAGCCGCGGCCGTTTGATGCAAGTCCTGCCGCAGAACGGCGAAATGGCAGCGATCTTTGCGGAGGAAGAACGCGTCGCCGCTGCCCTGGCGGATTTTCGCGAGCGCGTGAGCCTCGCAGCGATCAACGGCCCGGCCAACGTGGTCATCTCAGGAGAGGCCGAGGCGGTCCACGCGGTGTTGGCGCGCTTCGATGGCGAAGGCGTGAAGTGGAAAAGGCTGGTGGTTTCGCATGCCTTTCATTCGCCGCTGATGGCGCCGATGCTCGATGAGTTCGAGATGGTCGCCGGCGGCCTGGAGTTTCAGCCGGCCAAGATACCACTGATTTCGAATCTGACCGCGAAACCGCTGCAATTCGATGCCGGCCACACTCCACGCCGCTATTGGCGCCGGCATGTGCGCGAGGCCGTGCGCTTCGCGGATTCACTGCGGACTCTGCACGAAATGGGCTGCCGCCTCTTCCTTGAAATCGGGCCGCATCCGACCTTGCTCGGCATGGCCAGCCAATGCCTGCCGACCGAGGCCGCGGTCTGGATTCCCTCTTTGCGCCGAGGCCACGACGACACGCAGCAAATGCTCAAGAGTCTCGGCCTGCTGTTCGTCAATGGCGTCGAAATTGACTGGGAGGATTTCCATCGCGAGGCGCCACGCCGCCGCGTCGTGCTGCCCACCTATCCCTTTCAACACGAACGCTTTTGGCTGGCGCCGCCGAGCACGCCTGCCAAAACCGTGGCGATTGCCGCGAGCGAGGCGCGGCCGCAGAGTGACGACTGGCTCTTCGAGCTTGCCTGGCAGCCGCAACCGCTTGCGCCGCAGGCGCCGCCGGCTCAACCCGGCGTGTGGCTCATTTTTGCGGATCAGGGCGGGCTGGGCTTCGCCTTGAAAGCTGCATTGGAGCAGGCCGGCGAATCATGCCTGGTGGTTTTGCCGGGCGAAAAATATGAGCGCAGCGCCGCCGGCGTGTTTCGGCTGGCGCTGCAGGATGCCGGCCAATACCAGCGACTTCTGCAGGAAGCCTCCGCAGCGGCAGCCGCGCCGTTGCGTGCCGTGATTCATCTGTGGAGCCTGGATGATGAACGGCTGATTGAAAATTTCTCGGTGCAACTCGAGGCCGGCCAGCAGCGGGTGTGCGGCAGCGCGCTGTTTCTCGCGCAAAGCCTGGCGAAAATGACGGCGCCGCCGCGTCTGTGCCTGATCACGCGCGGCGCCATGGCCGTGCCGGCCGCGCGCGGCCCGCTGGCGCTCACGCCCGCTGCGCTGTGGGGATTGGGCCGCGCGCTGGCGCTGGAGCATCCCGAACTGCGTTGCCTGCGCGTCGATTTGGATCCGGATGCTGACACCGCCGGCGCCGCACAATCGCTTTCTGAAGAACTCCGTAACGCCGATCGCGACGATCAAGTCGCGTTGCGCGCGGGGCAGCGCTACGTCGCGCGGCTGGCGCGCGTGGAATGGCCGGCAGCCGCGGCGGAGCGTGCGGCCAGCCCCGCGCTCGCTTCACCACCCGGCGCGATTCTGATCACCGGCGGCACGGCCGGTCTGGGTTTGCAGCTAGCTCAGTGGCTGGTCGCACAAGGCAACCGGCAGCTCGTTCTCGTGAGTCGCAGACCACCTGCCGAGCCGGCCGCGCAAGCCATTGCCGAACTCCAACAAAAAGGCGCGACGGTGCTGGTGAAACAGGCGGACGTCGCCAACGCCGATCAACTTGCCGAAGTGTTGGCGGAAATTCAGCAGAAGCTGCCGCCCTTGCGCGGCGTGATTCACGCCGCCGGCGTGCTCGACGACCGGCCGCTGCTCAAGCAGGATTGGCCGAGCTTCGCCAAAGTCATGGCGCCCAAAATCTCCGGCGCGTGGAATTTGCACGTGCTCACCCAGGAACTGCCGCTGGAGTTTTTCGTGATGTTCTCTTCCGCGGCTGCACTGTTGGGTTCGCCTGGGCAGAGCAATTACGCCGCCGCCAATGCCTTCATGGACAGTCTGGCGCACCATCGTCGCGGCTTGGGCCGGCCGGCATTGAGCATCAACTGGGGTCCGTGGGCAGAAGCGGGCATGGCGGCCGCACTCGGCGAAGCCCACCAAAACCGGTTTGCCAGCCTGGGCATCAGTCCGATTCCACTGGTGGAAGGGCTGCGCCTGTTCGGGCGCTTGCGGGCGGAAACTCGGCCGCAGATTGCCGTGTTGCCGCTGCAGTGGCAAACCTTGCTGACCAGTCTTCCCGCTGGCAGCGAGCCGCCCTTGCTGGCGCCGCTGCTGCAAGAAATGCGCGGCCGGCCGCTCACTGCCGCGGCGCAGCCGCGATCGGAATTGTTGGAGAAACTTGCCAAAACCGCGGCGAAGAACCGCAGCCAGGTGGTGTTTGCGCATGTTCTGGCGGAAGCATGTAGAGTTTTGGGAATTGACCCGGCGGAGGCCCCCGACCCACACCAGCCGCTGCAAGAATTGGGGTTGGATTCGTTGATGGCGGTCGAGCTGCGCAACGCCCTGGCGGCGGCGCTCGGCCAGGTCTTGCCCGCAACTCTGCTGTTCGAGTATCCCACGATTGCCAGCCTCGCTGAGTTTCTCACCAACCAAGTGCTGGCCCCGGCTGTGAGTTCCGGCAATGGCGTGGCGGCGGAACAACCCCGGCCGGCTGTGCTGCAGGAGATTCAAAACCTGTCGCAGCAGGAAGTGGATGATGCGCTCGCGGCGGAATTGCGTGAGTTGGAAGGACTGTTGAAATAA
- a CDS encoding ATP-binding protein, whose product MNVEFEFSEENILRLFGNEAAENEPLARLREYYIKNNVYNQVVCDIPLRILVGHKGIGKSALLKFAIHEDEENGLLPILIKPDDILGLASTDKSMLELIRDWKVGLVDLVGRKCLENFGVQHAQSTESLQSAVGKTVNFIADTLRKVRSELDLSPAKERLIDLFLKRRRITVFLDDLDRGWESKQLDIKRISALLNAVRDLSSDNPGLQFRIALRSDVYFLVRTSDESTDKIESSVIWYSWTNHEILILLIKRIETFFGRRVDETELLVKKQPFIAGYLKSVFEPRFTGRGHWANAPMHRVLMSLIRKRPRDLVKLCTAAARVAHSKRHSIIKTTDLEDVFQEYSQGRIQDAINEYKSELPDIARLVMGMKPNKKERIARSSYCFSTDELLKKIDNIQQSGKFRFANRVEAGRKELAQFLYKINFLTARKELPDGLIERKYFEESRYLSTSFADFGYKWEIHPAYRWALQPDSFDDLFRTIELSSDD is encoded by the coding sequence ATGAATGTAGAATTTGAGTTTAGTGAAGAGAACATTCTTAGATTGTTTGGCAATGAAGCTGCTGAGAATGAGCCGTTAGCGAGACTCCGTGAGTACTACATAAAGAACAATGTGTACAATCAGGTTGTGTGCGATATCCCGCTAAGAATTCTAGTGGGGCACAAAGGTATTGGAAAATCCGCCCTTCTTAAGTTTGCCATACACGAAGACGAGGAGAATGGCCTTCTGCCAATTCTTATCAAACCAGATGACATTCTAGGTCTCGCTTCGACTGACAAATCTATGCTGGAGTTGATACGAGATTGGAAGGTTGGGTTGGTGGATCTTGTAGGTAGAAAATGCCTGGAAAATTTCGGAGTTCAACATGCGCAATCGACTGAGAGTCTGCAGTCTGCCGTCGGGAAAACTGTAAACTTTATTGCCGACACGCTTCGAAAGGTGAGAAGCGAGTTGGATTTGAGTCCGGCAAAGGAACGACTCATAGATTTGTTTCTGAAGAGGAGACGAATCACCGTCTTTTTGGATGACCTCGACCGAGGCTGGGAGAGTAAACAACTTGACATCAAGCGGATTTCCGCATTGCTCAATGCAGTTCGCGACCTAAGCAGTGACAACCCTGGGTTACAATTCCGAATTGCGCTGCGTTCAGACGTTTACTTTCTTGTGCGCACTTCAGATGAGTCAACAGACAAAATTGAAAGTTCAGTGATTTGGTACAGTTGGACTAATCACGAGATTCTCATCCTTCTAATTAAGCGCATCGAGACATTCTTTGGACGTAGAGTAGACGAAACAGAGTTGCTAGTCAAAAAGCAACCATTCATCGCAGGCTATCTAAAGTCCGTTTTTGAACCCCGGTTTACTGGACGTGGCCATTGGGCTAATGCGCCTATGCACAGAGTACTGATGTCCCTCATACGCAAGAGACCTCGAGATCTGGTGAAGTTGTGCACCGCAGCAGCTCGAGTAGCTCATTCGAAAAGGCACTCGATAATCAAAACCACTGATTTGGAAGATGTTTTTCAGGAGTATTCGCAGGGTAGAATCCAAGACGCCATTAATGAGTACAAATCAGAACTGCCCGATATTGCTAGACTAGTTATGGGAATGAAGCCAAACAAAAAAGAGCGAATTGCAAGGAGCAGCTATTGTTTCAGCACCGACGAACTATTGAAGAAGATTGACAATATTCAGCAGTCCGGAAAGTTCAGGTTTGCTAACAGAGTTGAGGCTGGCCGTAAAGAACTCGCACAATTTTTGTACAAGATCAATTTCTTGACGGCGAGGAAGGAACTGCCCGACGGTCTTATTGAGCGAAAGTATTTTGAAGAGAGCAGGTATTTGAGTACCAGTTTTGCTGACTTTGGATACAAGTGGGAAATTCACCCTGCGTACAGGTGGGCGTTGCAGCCAGATTCATTTGATGATCTGTTTCGGACCATTGAACTTTCTTCAGATGATTGA